A single region of the Aquarana catesbeiana isolate 2022-GZ linkage group LG07, ASM4218655v1, whole genome shotgun sequence genome encodes:
- the LOC141102407 gene encoding toxin MIT1-like, translated as MRKLTCLPFLLGFVFLLLECGDAAVITGACERDLQCGGEMCCAVSLWIRGLRMCTPLGNEGEDCHPLSHKIPYSGKRMVHTCPCLPDLACTKVNDGRYQCLPYLKGKNYYY; from the exons ATGAGAAAACTGACCTGTCTGCCGTTTCTCCTGGGCTTCGTTTTCCTTCTTCTGGAGTGCGGGGACGCCGCTGTCATCACAGGG GCTTGTGAAAGGGATCTTCAGTGTGGAGGAGAGATGTGTTGCGCGGTGAGCCTTTGGATACGAGGCCTTCGTATGTGTACTCCGCTTGGCAATGAGGGTGAAGATTGTCATCCATTAAGTCATAAA attccATATTCTGGCAAAAGAATGGTTCACACATGTCCATGCCTGCCAGACCTAGCCTGTACGAAGGTGAACGATGGCAGATACCAGTGCTTGCCATACCTAAAaggcaaaaattattattattag